A window from Limanda limanda chromosome 14, fLimLim1.1, whole genome shotgun sequence encodes these proteins:
- the LOC133019708 gene encoding odorant receptor 131-2-like, translating into MLSANLSLTNVTAGAQYQGLLERLLFSTVTSVPCCIFLFINVTMLFTLRSKAVFRESSRYILLFNLLVADTMQMTLGQLMYIIAVCRTRLSYPVCGFLVMLTKLTNEVSPLTLVVMSLERYVAVCQPLRHATIITITNTALAIMVVWAISSLNVLVRVLLMLDFPFEDLDTLQMKDFCSDIAMLIGLVSDDYDRAYTCLVFVSAAAVIISTYIGVMVAARSASTDKASARKARNTLLLHLVQLGLSLSSTVYNPILAAASRSLKRLVFVRLQNVFYVCIFIFPRCLSSLIYGIRDQTIRPALMFYLCCRLKVFRTNTKVSAS; encoded by the coding sequence ATGTTGAGTGCAAATCTCTCTCTGACCAATGTCACAGCTGGAGCTCAGTATCAGGGTTTACTGGAGAGACTGCTGTTCTCCACTGTGACCTCTGTGCCCTGctgcatcttcctcttcattaaTGTCACCATGTTGTTCACCCTGAGGAGCAAAGCAGTGTTTCGTGAGTCCTCTCGTTACATCCTCCTGTTCAACCTCCTGGTGGCCGACACCATGCAGATGACACTTGGCCAGTTAATGTATATAATCGCTGTCTGTAGAACACGGCTGTCGTATCCTGTGTGTGGTTTTCTGGTCATGCTCACTAAACTCACAAATGAAGTCTCCCCTCTCACTCTGGTGGTGATGTCTCTGGAGAGATATGTAGCTGTGTGCCAGCCGCTGCGACACGctaccatcatcaccatcacaaacacagcacTGGCCATCATGGTGGTTTGGGCCATTAGTTCACTGAACGTCCTCGTCCGCGTTCTGTTGATGTTAGATTTCCCTTTTGAAGACCTGGACACTCTGCAGATGAAAGACTTTTGCTCGGACATAGCAATGTTGATCGGGCTCGTGTCTGATGATTATGACAGAGCTTACACTTGTCTTGTGTTTGtatcagcagctgcagtgatCATATCCACCTACATCGGTGTGATGGTGGCAGCCAGGTCAGCGTCTACAGACAAAGCTTCAGCTCGTAAAGCTCGTAAcaccctgctgctgcatctggtGCAGCTGGGCCTCAGCCTCTCCTCCACCGTCTACAACCCAATCCTGGCAGCTGCTTCCAGAAGTCTCAAAAGATTAGTATTCGTGCGcctgcaaaatgttttttatgtttgcatttttattttccccaGATGTCTGAGCTCTCTCATCTATGGCATCAGAGATCAGACCATCAGACCTGCTCTCATGTTTTATCTCTGCTGTCGACTGAAAGTCTTTCGGACCAACACGAAGGTCTCCGCCTCGTGA